The Punica granatum isolate Tunisia-2019 chromosome 4, ASM765513v2, whole genome shotgun sequence genome has a window encoding:
- the LOC116202550 gene encoding nucleolar MIF4G domain-containing protein 1-like — translation MGKSLPEKSRCEKRKESRSAKKRNLYEAWLEHQKSQKLNKASAALKSANVEESKSLSNSKTRRENSQILSDPREDQSLKPSDILKRDGVNNDSYKHQGSATTKIGKVKKSVKRRSKAKFEEYLLKDIQLANTYAEEDLELERTLAKKLKVKEGKLCGLDDGLNEFFEPLSDLESEYAEENGLKRRKKRSLGKKSKRQESDCASNGTPDSMTGASESQDVPDEVHSRKGKKKTETLKDDSESHLPKPTETSGEEEVPAKPPVAEAKMKYIAPHLRTCVGSEPKEHSQLHRRVRGLLNRLSESNVESITGETATIYQSLPRNVGSQILSEEVLASCAGGPRGNEQYAAVFAAFVAGMACLVGVDFSATLMASLAKYFEDEYLKENNLSLRNLTLLLSHLCIFGVCSSDLIYDFLITLSRRLTEIDVATILTILQSCGMKIRSDDPTAMKNFIMSVQNKVNELKASTENGQKNINGKRMEFMLETICDLKNNKKRTKEDSAPHTRMKKWLQKLRVEDVLIRGIKWSKLLDPNKKGQWWLSGDIASVTDNVAEVASTIDKEVLEARRMLELASAQSMNTDARRAIFCVIMSGEDYIDAFEKLLRLDLPGKQDRDIIRVLVECCLQEKVFNEYYTVLASKLCEDDKNHKFTMQFCFWDHFKKLEEMALQRSMHLAKFVAEMVTSFTLSLAVLKTVDFSDPEQLNPKRIMHFRMLFESIFEHPESLIWNVFSRIAVVPELEPLRYGIEFFIKEYVLRSNKGFAAKFKVMKKALNNVEGILM, via the exons ATGG GGAAAAGTTTGCCTGAGAAATCTCGCtgcgaaaagcgtaaagaatCCAGATCTGCCAAGAAGCGAAATTTATACGAAGCATGGCTGGAACATCAG AAGTCTCAGAAGTTAAATAAAGCATCTGCTGCTCTAAAGTCGGCAAATGTTGAGGAATCAAAGTCATTGTCTAATAGTAAAACAAGGCGAGAGAATTCACAGATCCTATCCGACCCCAGGGAAGATCAGAGCTTAAAACCTTCGGACATACTGAAGAGAGATGGAGTTAATAACGATTCTTACAAACATCAGGGTTCTGCTACGACTAAGATTGGGAAAGTGAAGAAGAGTGTGAAGAGAAGATCAAAGGCGAAGTTTGAGGAGTATCTTCTGAAGGATATACAGCTTGCCAATACATATGCAGAAGAGGATTTGGAGTTGGAAAGGACACTAGCGAAGAAACTCAAGGTGAAGGAAGGAAAGTTATGTGGATTAGATGATGGCCTAAACGAGTTCTTTGAACCACTGTCTGATCTTGAATCGGAATATGCTGAGGAAAATGGTTTAAAGCGCCGTAAGAAAAGAAGCTTGGGTAAAAAAAGTAAGAGGCAGGAATCAGACTGTGCTTCAAACGGTACACCTGATTCAATGACAGGAGCCTCTGAGTCACAAGATGTTCCAGATGAAGTTCATTCTAGAAAGGGCAAGAAAAAGACAGAGACATTGAAAGATGATTCAGAATCGCACCTGCCCAAGCCAACAGAAACATctggagaagaagaagtccCTGCCAAGCCCCCTGTAGCAGAGgctaaaatgaaatatattgcTCCTCATTTGAGAACTTGTGTAGGATCGGAGCCCAAAGAGCATTCACAACTCCATAGACGTGTAAGGG GTCTTCTGAATAGGCTTTCGGAATCTAACGTTGAGTCTATCACGGGAGAAACAGCCACAATCTATCAG TCACTTCCTCGCAATGTTGGTTCCCAGATTTTAAGTGAAGAGGTTCTGGCATCTTGTGCAGGAGGTCCCCGTGGCAACGAACA GTATGCTGCTGTTTTTGCAGCCTTTGTTGCTGGCATGGCTTGTTTGGTTGGTGTAGATTTCAGTGCAACGCTTATGGCATCTCTTGCCAAATACTTTGAG GATGAATATCTGAAAGAGAATAATCTTTCCCTCCGAAATCTTACTCTCTTGCTCTCTCATCTTTGTATATTTGGAGTCTGTTCAAG CGATTTGATATACGACTTTCTGATCACTTTGAGCCGACGTTTGACAGAGATTGATGTTGCTACTATCTTGACTATTTTACAAA GCTGTGGAATGAAGATAAGAAGTGATGATCCCACTGccatgaaaaattttataatgagTGTCCAGAATAAGGTCAATGAGTTGAAGGcctccactgaaaatggccaaaAGAACATTAATGGCAAGAGG ATGGAATTCATGCTTGAAACCATATGTGACCTCAAGAACAACAAGAAGCGGACTAAGGAGGATTCTGCACCTCATACAAGAATGAAGAAATGGTTGCAGAAG TTAAGAGTAGAGGACGTTTTAATCAGGGGAATCAAGTGGAGTAAGCTGCTTGATCCCAACAAGAAAGGCCAGTGGTGGTTGTCTGGGGACATAGCTTCGGTGACTGACAATGTAGCAGAGGTTGCAAGTACAATCGACAAGGAGGTTCTTGAGGCCCGAAGAATGCTGGAGCTCGCATCTGCCCAGAGTATGAACACGGATGCTCGGAGGGCTATCTTCTGTGTAATTATGAGTGGGGAGGACTACATTGATGCTTTTGAGAAACTTCTGAGGTTGGATTTGCCAGGAAAGCAG GATAGAGATATTATACGGGTTCTTGTGGAGTGTTGTTTACAGGAGAAAGTATTCAACGAATATTACACAGTTTTGGCTTCTAAACTTTGTGAGGATGACAAGAACCACAAGTTCACTATGCAG TTTTGCTTTTGGGATCATTTCAAAAAGCTGGAGGAAATGGCCCTTCAAAGGTCCATGCACCTAGCAAAGTTTGTGGCCGAAATGGTGACCTCCTTCACCCTCTCCCTTGCTGTCCTCAAGACCGTAGATTTCAGCGACCCTGAGCAACTAAATCCGAAACGGATCATGCATTTCCGGATGCTATTCGAGTCTATATTCGAGCATCCTGAGAGTCTTATCTGGAATGTGTTCTCACGTATTGCAGTCGTCCCGGAGCTCGAGCCCCTCAGATATGGTATTGAGTTCTTCATCAAGGAGTATGTCCTGCGGAGCAATAAAGGGTTTGCAGCAAAGTTCAAGGTCATGAAAAAAGCTCTCAACAACGTGGAAGGCATCCTCATGTGA
- the LOC116202830 gene encoding wall-associated receptor kinase-like 22 — translation MKSPFLFLLFAVYGGVAVPPDSPEVAGADCEGKCGDVNIKFPFGMGQDHCFLDEWFEIVCINGTTPRLKKLDLEVTETSLREGSSYSLFDGEDGTPTDAIVVKSPIIYSDCMWWKTSNWTINLTGTPFFFSTSNWFVAVGCPYLAVLATPDLGAVDCNTQCSNDSRMEIGNCDGINCCRTNMPYDSRDGSSSQAFEFDLKSWRGDQLLEHDCRYVFLAHDDWLMQTSRLDVDLRVRKMQFVPLSLDWYLDEAAIVKLGMNITSGYSSSDLQPYSCVQRAPNRIIKTNYYSCSCNGGYNKGNAYLKQCDDIDECQDSRFNISCLDGYCKNTRGSYECITHHHTHIFTRRINAIKVVASGIGGVVLLLVVLWLRKFIKKRRELKLKQKNFKRNGGLLLEKQLHSASKGDYIEKSKLFNSYDLEKATDNFSKNRILGKGGQGTVYKGMLEDGRIVAVKKSITIDEGRVEQFVNEVIILSEINHRNVVKLLGCCLETEVPLLVYEFIPNGTLYQYLHDPDENLLVSWEMRLQIAVEVAGAISYLHSASSIPIYHRDIKSNNILLDEKYRAKVADFGASKVLSIDQTHVTTIVAGTFGYLDPEYFRSSQLTDKSDVYSFGVVLVELLTGQKPVSVLRPEEHRGLVAYFISVMEEDKLFDIVDARVLQVQDTAGREQIAAVAQLAKRCLNMIGRRRPTMKEVAVELERIGMHGRRDGDVEYQRTESTILSWDDDDASMSNIDDAMTINSNAHTYPKIKETSNAHPLLGVVTM, via the exons atgaAGTCGCCCTTCTTGTTTCTTCTATTTGCTGTTTATGGCGGGGTAGCAGTTCCGCCAGATTCTCCTGAAGTTGCGGGAGCTGACTGTGAAGGGAAATGTGGAGATGTGAACATTAAATTTCCCTTCGGAATGGGACAAGATCATTGCTTCTTGGACGAGTGGTTCGAGATTGTGTGCATTAACGGGACCACTCCAAGACTAAAGAAGCTCGACCTAGAGGTTACCGAAACTTCCCTAAGAGAAGGCAGCAGCTATTCTCTGTTTGATGGGGAAGATGGTACACCAACTGATGCCATAGTTGTTAAAAGTCCAATTATATACTCGGACTGCATGTGGTGGAAAACCTCCAATTGGACCATCAATTTGACCGGAacccctttcttcttctccactaGCAACTGGTTTGTGGCGGTCGGCTGCCCCTACCTGGCGGTGCTGGCCACTCCTGATTTGGGTGCTGTGGACTGCAACACGCAATGCAGCAATGATAGCAGGATGGAAATTGGTAATTGTGACGGTATCAATTGTTGCCGGACTAACATGCCATATGACAGCAGGGACGGCTCATCAAGCCAGGCTTTCGAGTTTGACTTAAAGAGTTGGAGAGGCGATCAATTATTAGAACACGATTGCAGGTATGTCTTTCTTGCTCATGACGACTGGTTAATGCAAACGTCCAGACTGGATGTGGATCTGCGGGTTCGAAAAATGCAGTTCGTTCCCCTGTCACTAGATTGGTATCTCGATGAAGCTGCAATTGTGAAGTTGGGAATGAATATCACTTCTGGATACTCTTCCTCTGATTTGCAACCTTACAGCTGTGTCCAGCGAGCTCCCAATCGGATTATCAAAACTAATTATTACTCATGTTCCTGCAATGGGGGCTACAATAAAGGGAACGCCTATCTTAAGCAATGCGATG ATATCGATGAATGTCAAGACTCGAGATTTAATATTTCTTGCCTGGACGGGTACTGTAAGAATACAAGAGGTAGCTATGAGTGCATAACCCACCATCATACCCATATCTTTACCAGGAGGATCAATGCAATCAAGG TTGTTGCCAGTGGAATTGGAGGAGTAGTACTGCTTCTTGTGGTACTGTGGTTACGCAAGTTCATTAAGAAAAGGAGGGAGTTGAAGCTCAAGCAAAAGAACTTCAAGAGAAACGGGGGCCTGTTGTTAGAAAAACAGCTGCATTCTGCTAGTAAAGGCGACTATATTGAGAAGAGCAAGTTATTTAACTcatacgacttagagaaggcCACCGATAACTTCAGCAAGAACAGGATACTCGGGAAAGGAGGTCAAGGAACAGTTTACAAAGGTATGCTGGAAGATGGGAGAATTGTCGCGGTTAAGAAGTCCATAACAATCGACGAAGGGAGAGTTGAGCAGTTTGTTAATGAGGTAATCATTCTCTCAGAAATCAATCATAGGAATGTGGTGAAGCTGTTGGGATGTTGTTTGGAGACAGAAGTTCCGCTATTAGTCTATGAATTTATCCCCAATGGAACTCTCTATCAGTATCTTCATGATCCGGATGAGAATCTCTTAGTGTCCTGGGAAATGCGATTGCAAATTGCAGTCGAAGTAGCAGGAGCCATCTCTTACCTGCATTCGGCCTCGTCCATTCCCATCTATCACCGAGATATCAAGTCCAACAACATACTATTGGATGAAAAGTATCGAGCAAAGGTAGCAGATTTCGGGGCCTCGAAGGTACTCTCAATCGACCAAACTCATGTGACCACCATTGTTGCTGGAACATTTGGGTACCTGGACCCAGAGTACTTCCGCTCAAGCCAGCTTACAGATAAGAGCGATGTCTACAGCTTTGGGGTTGTCCTAGTTGAGCTCTTAACTGGGCAGAAGCCGGTCTCTGTACTGAGACCAGAAGAGCACAGAGGCCTTGTAGCGTACTTCATTTCAGTTATGGAGGAGGACAAGCTCTTTGATATTGTGGATGCCCGGGTTCTTCAGGTGCAGGACACTGCAGGCAGAGAACAAATTGCAGCAGTCGCTCAGCTTGCAAAGAGGTGCTTGAACATGATTGGAAGGAGACGGCCTACGATGAAAGAAGTGGCAGTGGAGTTGGAGAGGATAGGGATGCATGGGCGTCGAGATGGAGATGTCGAATATCAGAGGACTGAATCAACAATTCTATCGtgggatgatgatgatgcttCCATGTCCAATATCGATGATGCTATGACGATAAATTCAAATGCCCatacttatccaaaaattaaagaaacttCAAATGCCCATCCACTGCTCGGTGTTGTCACCATGTGA
- the LOC116204351 gene encoding stellacyanin-like, protein MIHKGPLNDIAVFKYTPPNQVFKVNQTGFQYCIKPPVNLALTAGNDVIKLVTPGKKCYICGVGEHCILFQQKLAINACKADAPAPAPTALAPTLSSNQYSSSAFSIRALLQI, encoded by the coding sequence ATGATTCACAAAGGTCCACTCAACGATATTGCAGTGTTCAAGTACACACCGCCGAACCAAGTCTTCAAGGTGAACCAGACGGGGTTCCAGTACTGCATCAAGCCCCCCGTAAACCTGGCCCTGACCGCCGGGAATGATGTCATCAAGCTCGTGACCCCTGGGAAGAAATGCTACATTTGTGGAGTTGGTGAGCACTGCATCCTGTTTCAGCAGAAGCTCGCAATCAACGCGTGCAAAGCCGATGCTCCTGCTCCTGCTCCAACGGCCCTGGCCCCAACCCTTTCCTCCAACCAATACTCCTCCTCTGCCTTCTCCATCAGAGCTCTCCTCCAGATCTAA